AATCTTTCGACTACTCGAACAAGAGAAGAAGACCATTCAGCCTTATGGGGACGAACTAGAAGTGATTAATTTGGGCACCAaagaagacaagaaagaaatcaaggttGGGGCATCGCTCGAAACAAGTGTTAAAAAGCAAGTGATAGAGCTCCTCaaagaatatgttgatgtgtttgCCTGGTCCTACCAAGATATGCCGGGTCTAGACACTGATATTGTGGTACATCACCTACCTTTGAAACCTGAATGTCCGCCAGTCAAACAAAAATTGAGAAGAACACGTCCTGACATGGCtctcaaaatcaaagaagaggTACAGAAGCAGATCGACGCAGGTTTCCTCATCACATCAAATTACCCCCAATGGTTAGCTAACAtagtgcctgttccaaagaaagatggtaaGGTCAGAATGTGCGTTGACTACCGTGATTTAAACAAAGCTAGCCCGAAAGACGACTTTCCTTTACCTCATATTGACGTGTTGGTTGACAGTACTGCAAAGTCTAAAGTCTTCTCATTCATGGATGGattctccggttataatcaaatcaagatggcacccgaagatagagagaaaacatcatttattaCACCTTGGGGCACTTTTTGCTACAAAGTAATGCCGTTCGGTTTAATCAATGCAGGAGCTACTTACCAGAGGGGGATGACTACTCTTTTCCACaatatgatacataaagagattgaggtctatgtggatgatatgatagtCAAGTCGGTTACTGAAGAAGACCATGTCAAGTATCTACAGAAGATGTTCCAGCGCCTGAGGAAGTACAAACTTCGTCTAAATCCCAACAAATGCACTTTTGGTGTCAGATCCGGAAAGCTTCTAGGTTTCATTGTCAGCCAGAAAGGCATCGAAGTAGATCCTGACAAAGTCAAAGCCATCAGAGAGATGCCTGCTCCGAGAACAGAAAAAGAAGTAAGGGGTTTCCTTGGACGACTAAATTACATCTCCCGtttcatttctcatatgactgcagCTTGTGGGCCGATATTCAAACTACTCCGCAAAGAACAAGGTATTGTGTGGACCGAAGATTGCCAGAAGGCTTTTGACAGCATAAAGAAGTACTTGCTAGAACCACCGATTCTCATCCCTCCAGTTGAAGGaagacctttgatcatgtacCTAACAGTGTTAGAAAATTCCATGGGTTGTGTGCTCggacaacaagatgaaaccggaagaAAAGAGCAcgccatttattatttaagcaaGAAGTTTACTGAATGTGAATCTCGCTACTCCATGCTCGAGAAGACATGTTGTGCTCTAGCCTGGGCTGCCAAGCGCctccgtcattatatgattaatcacACTACTTGGCTGGTATCTAAAATGGATCCaatcaagtacatatttgagaagccCGCTTTGACAGGAAGGATTGCACGGTGGCAGATGCTACTATCGGAATATGATATCGAGTACCGTTCCCAGAAGGCAATTAAAGGCAGTATTCTTGCTGATCACTTGGCTCACCAACCACTTGAAGACTATCGACCTATCAAGTTTGACTTTCCTGATGAAGAGATTATGTATCTAAAGATGAAAGATTGTGACGAGCCACTATTCGGAGAAGGTCCTGATCCAGATTCAGTgtggggtttgatatttgatggggcTGTCAATGTATACGGCAACGGCATAGGGGCAGTACTCCTTACTCCTAAAGGTGCTCACATCCCTTTCACAGCAAGACTCCGGTTTGACTGCACGAACAACATCGCTGAATACGAAGCCTGCATCATGggtattgaagaagccattgatctAAGAATCAAGAACATCGAAATATATGGAGATTCAGCTCTTGTAATCaaccagatcaaaggaaaatgggaaACTCTTCACGCAGGACTAATACCTTATCGAGACTATGCAAGACGTTTATTGACCTTCTTCAACAAAGTGGAATTACATCATATTCCTCGGGATGAGAATCAGATGGCGGATGCCTTGGCTACTTTGTCTTCAATGATCAAGGTGAATCATCACAATGACGTGCCACTAATCAGTGTCAAATTCCTTGATAGACCCGCTTATGTGTTTGCCGCTGAAGCAGTTTTCGACGATAAACCGTGGTTTCATGATATTAAAGTGTTTCTCCAAACTCGAGAGTATCCTCCTGGAGcatccaacaaagataagaaGACTCTCAGAAGATTATCTAGTAATTTCTTCCTAAATGGGGATatcttgtacaaaagaaactttgaCACGGTCTTGCTCAGATGTGTAGACAAATATGAAGCTGATTTATTGATACATGAAATACACGAAGGATCCTTCGGAATTCATCCTAATGGGCACACAATGGCTAAAAGGATATTGCGAGCAGGCTACTACTGGATGACAATGGAATCAGATTGCTACAAGCATACCAGAAAGTGTCACAAGTGTCAGATATACGCCGACAAGATTCATATGCCGCCAACTACGCTCAATTTACTTTCTTCTCCGTGGCctttctctatgtggggcattgacatgatcgGAAGGATTGAGCCCAAAGCTTCAAATGGACACCGTTTTATCTTAGTGGCTATTGACTACTTCACTAAGTGGGTTGAGGCCGCATCGTATGCTAATGTGACCAAACAAGTGGTggtcaaatttatcaagaatcatATCATTTGTCGTTATGGCATCCCCAACCGGATCATCACCGACAACGGAACAAATCTAAAcaacaagatgatgaaagaattgtgTGATGATTTCAAGATCGAACACCATAACTCTTCACCTTACAGACCTCAAATGAATGGTGCTGTCGAAGCTGCGAACAAGAATATAAAgaggattgtccagaagatggtggtgACTTATAAAGATTGGCATGAAATGCTTCCCTTTGCATTACATGGATATCGTACTTCTGTACGCACATCAACAGGGGCAACTCCTTTTTCCCTGGTATATGGCATGGAGGCAGTACTCCCTGTAGAAGTCGAAATTCCATCATTGAGAGTCTTAATGGAGGCTGACTTATCGGAAGCTGAATGGGTTCAGAATAGATACAACCAGTTGAATCTAATTGAAGAAAAGCGCATGACAGCCCTATGTCACGGACATTTATATCAAAAAAGGATGAAGCAGGCCTTTGACAAGAGAGTTCGTCCCCGTGAGTTTAAAGAAGGTGATCTCGTGCTCAAAAAGATTTTCTCTTTCCAACCAGACTCCCGAGGCAAGTGGGCTCCTAATTATGAAGGTCCGTATGTTGTTAAAAGAGCCTTCTCAGGTGGTGCCATGACTCTACAAACCATGGACGGTGAAGAACTTCCACGACCTGTGAACAcggatgcagtcaagaaatactttgtctaaaaactttaaaagaacagctcggtaagtcgaaaacccgaaaaaggcgacttaggcaaaaatgagcgtctcggtggactgaaaacccgaaagggcggtccaggcaaaaattagagacaataaACAGAGATCATTATCCTGATAGagtgaaaacccgaaagggcagtctatgcaaaaattaaggatttaaaaaaaaagaaaaaaaaaaaaaaaaaaaaaaaaaaaaaaaaaaagaaggaaaatagagacaaagtaactgcatccagtCGAACACAGATACACTGGGGGCATACCTGATATCAAAAGTATTCAAGCCACAAGATAACGGATTTCAAAGTTGCTAGAGAACGATAGGGTTATGAAGTTCAACGTACCTTTCCATTTTAAATTaccatttcttttcaaactttgtAAAGAACTCCATGAAGTCATGCCATTGGCATAGCGTCATTCGATTAATAAACTTTGAGCCTTTACCTCTCTTTTGACTCCTACTTGTTTTGTTTCtcgattttttttcctcttttactGATGATAATACTTTGAAATAGATTTCTAAAAAAAggattatataataaaaagcataaacaaatagatACAACTTGGCACTCGGGAGTAAGAAAGGCATATATCAATTCAAGAGAGGTTAGATCCTGCTAAAAGCGTGGCTCGACACTAAGGAAAGTCTCtgaataaacaaatacaaaaataatacaaagaagctcgctaagttgaaaacctgaaaaggcgacttaggcaacagagagcgtcccggtggactgaaaacccgaaagggcggtccaggcaaaaattaggggcaaaacaaaaaaaatatattcccggtggactgaaaacccgaaagggcggtccaggcaaaaattagggattttcttttaataaaacaaaaggtatgACTGCGGAAGTataccaatggaaggacactctgtgccggtttacaaatggcgacttcttcagACTTCTTTCATCGACAATGGGCTCACCCCCCAGGAGGCACCAGTGGCTACCtagtgccaggttcttacaccatcaacggctcgatttgctcacaataatatcatctccaaggaaggttgccgagtgtttgtaatgCAATGTCGGTCCAACTCCCATCTTACCTATCTTGTCTCAGTTCATCGATTCACGTGTCATGTGCATTCATATATCCATACATCCATGCAATCATGCATTcaccaatattttcacataatcatacGTTTACGCGTACACGACATATgcataacatcaattcacacataattgcatcagtcaaagcttaccattgtgtcaagccgcaagtttctacaagTGAGCGTCttccatttcaaatttcaatttcaaaagtgtcatccccggcgtaaagccgtgctagttatgtcactaatcaatgtcaatttcaatttcaaatttcaaaggtgTCATGCCCGGCGAAAAACCGTGCTaagtcatgtcactaatcaaagtcaatttcaattttagtttcgaAGTGACATCCCCGGCAGAAGGCCGTACTAGTCATGGCGCTAGTTGATCTCGATGTCAACTTCAAACTCCAGGTATCATCCCCAGCATAGTTGTTctagagatgtcaccaatccaaacttttcaagcgaccgattccaacaaacgaatagcctatgccAATGTTTTTTTACCTTccgagcaactagttccaacaaacgaacaactcatgtcaatcttttatctttatgcccagcgaccgattccaacaaacgaatagcctatgccAATATCTCTTACCTTccgagcaactagttccaacaaacgaacaactcatgtcaatcttttatctttatgcccagcgaccgattccaacaaacgaatagcctatgccAATATCTCTTACCTTccgagcaactagttccaacaaacgaacaactcatgtcaatcttttatctttatgctcagcgaccagttccaaccaacgaacagcctgtaacaagtggccaatttcaaccaacaaatagCTTGCATccttctattatttcatttttcaaaaccaagtccacaaatgGACATTGAAGTCTGAACCTTTGCACTTTGTTTCGAGATGTCGAGACAATGAGGAACAACCATCttccccagtgaaaccagattccccagtaaagtcggatccctttcttcaAAGAATTTGGGTATCCTAGTGTCTTTTCATTCCAGTCAAGCCGTCACtgtcatcatgcattcataattaaatcatgagcattcataaacctcttaggtcaaaattggtgcacttttgtatttaagtctcttcggctcgtcgagtcaaagattttaccttcgaatctctgagcgaagaaacttaaataggggcatctgtcataccccaaattttgacctaaggtcccactgacacacgtctccgaactcggaccagactcgcatttcagtgaaaaattcggcagggaggtattttgaaatacctcataaaattccgaatcgggccctcttctctcagtctttaattatttatttccatgttttaaacttttagtttagaattctaaattttaattttagtccaaaattagattaaatttcttttattttttattttaaaccaaaaatgtagacattatccttttattattaatttttctttttaagtccCAAAAAGTCCAAAAAATCCAAAAGTGTCCGAGTTCAAGATAACAACATCACGCATACGCTGTTCTAATCCAAATCCGGATTCACGCTTCCtctgaaacaaatccagtaaAAAACAGACGCATTTCCTTTTTTCTCCCCCACAAGCCACTGATTTTGTGCTCATCAGTAACAAATTCTAGCCTCAAactcactctataaatagagacctgcacaacaataaaaaacacaacaaaaaacagaaaaaacaacacaacacagcaaaacacaaaaaaaaaaacagagaacgAAGAAAAACAGAGAAGCCACACACAACAGAATACGGGAACAACAGAAGCCAGAGGCGCGCAACCGCAACACGGcaacacaaacaaacacatcGCACAGAACCGCAACACGGCTACACAATAAACACATCGCACAGAACCGGCACGGCAACACAAcacacgcacacacacacacgagCGACACGACACCAAGCACACAGCATCGCAAACCAGCGCCATAACGAAACCGGATCCacaaaaaaaaggtataaatttctttctttaGATCTAGACGTTTGGGTAAAGgttttgggatttttgggttTAGTATCACGAAAGGGgggaaaagaggaagagaaagagcgaaaaaaaataaaaaaaagggagTTTTTTAGCTCcggcgcagccgcgatggctcgccggccaccgcgccggactTCTCCCGGCCGCCTCACCTCcaccggagaagaagagagaagagagaggatagggatttagagagagaaagagaacggaagagagagaaggagaggtgaGAAAAATGAGAGATTTAGGGttacaacccttatatatcccccaaacgggtcaacccatgacccatgacccatgacccgcgacccggttcgttttccttaagcccaattcttttttttctgctttctgcacacccctgtttacCACTGCACCCCACCATGTGTTTggaccttttttttatattcttttttcgtatttatttatttttttttttttttttttagcattttaattttattgcagaccttagaatgtaaataggctttttatgtaatagtcatagattttatatttctaacttagggtagccacgcttttattctttatgctccgttagtttatatatttattcaaaaatcacaaaaaaccaaaaaaatcacaaaaaattttcataaacaaaccttgatcctaaatcaagcgatcgtcctttttattttattttcttaatcaaatatcaatcaatttaatcatacttcgagttatctttttttaaataaaaaacacaaacaaattcttatttgccacttggcttttatctttaaaaccttttcaaaaactaataaaaaacacaaaaccaatcaaacgtcgttttctaccccgaactacgaggttttgatccctcacgggtacgtaggcagaggaccatgtccttccaaacaataaaaaaatgtagataaattaggtctcactttctttttcttttaatcatcacattaacttctttttcaaaagcaagcaagttatagcacattaaattaaataaaaccaagaggttcccgtagagtactacggacatagagggtgctaataccttccctttatgtaactaacccccgaaccctaaatcttttcaaataggggtagtttgaacttttttccccttttcttaataaaattaaatgttcagtcgtgaaataattagtgagtcaaaagctaatcaaatagccttgatctccaaaaaatgacgcgacaaagaaaaacacaatcgattgaagaacaacacttgctaacctgatttgcttcgaattttctttgaaatcatgaatgaacgtgagaaagtatggttttgaaaatcttcgcagaacacaatcgatcgattgaagaattatggttttggaagaagggttttggggtgtaaccaaaaaagaaggaataggctttttgaaaatcaaattttatgaaagggtaatcttgtcattttggagtgcaaccatgattaactagggtgcaagtagaaaaactctatTTTGATTCATAATTTCAGGTTTAGTTAACATATCTATTTTTGTAGAGATAAAACCTTGATATTTTATACCTTCTACACTGATTCAACCACGCTTGGGAGTTAGAACCATCACTGAACTTAATGCAAAGATTTATCTACTACATTGATCCATTATGTAAATAACATTGTAATTTTTCTACTACAAATTAATGAATTACAAGGACTCCCAAATGGATTTCATATTCTTTGTACTATATACAAATGAAGTTGGAAGCTCTAGACATCAAATTTACAATTCCTGTGAAACTGGAACTTGGGTAGAACTTCCAATTCCATGTATTTAGCAATATACTTGTTGGTTGCTTCACTTGGATGCACACTGTCCCAAAATACATATTTTGAAGCATCATCACACACAGGTGTGAGCTCATTACACAATGGAGTTACTTCAAATGTGCCAGTTCCACAACATCCTTTGTTTGTTTCCTTGAAACCTGTATAATAAAAAGTCATaagaatacaaataaaatactaGGAAACAAATGTTTATTCACCGTCAAAATTAGTTAAGTTCTGGTTAAGAGtatgaatgaaaagaaaagggaaaggAAAGATTTTGGAGAGAATGTGATGTGAGGGAAAAGAGAGAAATTTTCGGCCTTGTATATTTGAGAGATTGGTTTTTTAgagtataaaaagaaaatatttatgattaatatatatttttaattttgagaatattgtaaaatcattgaaagaatttgaataatttatctaaactctctaaaaccttctaaaaaaatttctcaaatgcATTTTTAACTATCAAAGGAAAATAAACTTCTCTTCAGGTTGAGGACTATCCCTTTCTTCGCTTTTCATTTCTTTATTCCTTATTCTTAGAGCTCTATCCTAACCACCAAGCCATAGccttaaattcattttttttttctgttatttttaaaatattcgaTGTGAactttactttcatttttttggTTTGCCTACAAGTTCCTTCCACCATAGATAATCATATTCGAGATATTATTAGACACTTAATATATATGGGCTCCCTCTCTCagtttaaacaaatttaaagcaAAAAATCTTAACTATATATCATACctaaagaataaaatatttaacataAATTTTCTGAAAGAAGACCAAGATCTATTAACCTGCCaatgaataataatattgataattgtAACTCACCATATTTTTCAGGCCTAGGGTGTTTGATAAGGCCAATCAAGGGGTCATATATGTTTGTATAAATAACTCTGCTTCCTGAAAGAATTGCTTGTAATTGAAGTAAACGTCGTGCCAATTTTTGGTTGTAATCCTTAGCCTCTAAATTCTCCTCCTTCACACATTTATAACGATCCTTTACAAACTTGGCTGTTATTTGAACAGGTATGCAACCAATAGGGGGAAGCCCAGCCACAGCAAATTTTCTGCATCCGAGCTCGTACAGTTCCtacaattttttaagaaatttattttaaatcaagaTAAAAATCATATGTTGAAAGGAATTTATAGTAATATTTATGTGAATTTTTGTTGGAaagtttttaagaaataaataaacattacaatttatttttataatgagtTTAATTAGTATAGACCGtcggaataaaaaaaatgtatttaaacatcaaattttttgttgaatgTATGCATACATACATTTAATCAATTCTTACAATAGagatatttcaatatttaaaaaaaatgataattatgattttttttttttatcaagcaaAGAAAATCTATAAAAGACCTGGAGAGAGCCAGAACCCTTAACAACAAAAGTGCTTACATCAAAACAAGAAGAAGGAGCAAAACATTACAACACAGAGATCTATAATAAAGGGGGCATGAACACCTAATGATTGAAGGTTTGTATAAAAATTAGTTATACTATTGATGGATATATAGTTATTAAACTCTTTTATAAGTATATATAATTAAGATATTTAATGAATTAATTCTACTTTATGAtgccaaaaaagaaaagaattctAATCAAGTTTACCTTAATGAAAATTAGAAGTCTACTTTGAACATAATCTTGGTATCCACTAATGTTGAACTCCAACCTTCTAGTTGGAATgtcataaaaattgaaaagaaagtcATTAGTTCCAGCACTAATGATCACCAAAGCATTTCCAACTCTTTGTTTAGCTTCTTTTTCCCCTACAATGCTTTTAACCTTATGCACATAATCTTTGAAATATTCAACTTGTTTAGACATTGATATAGCACCGGTTAAAGCTATtgtaaaatcatcaaaaccagATCCTCCAGATGCAAAGCTAACACCTGTTAGAAGTGGAAAGTATACTattgatattaatataatatttatttatcgaCGATGAGATTGGACCCATCAGATTAATCGGTCATTACTGAGTTtaaggaatatatatataatattaatttgtttattgaaagaaaaagaaaaaaaaaaactaacacctTTTAGAAGCTCTTCATTTGATAGATTTGGATCCAAGAAAGGAGGCACGGTTTCTTTTAGGTTTAATGTTGATGCAAGAAAGTCTATAGCCAATTTTCCATTAGAAAATCTACCAGTTGGTTCATGATTAGGAAAATCTCTTCCATAAGGTAAATGATTTCCCTTTATTAATGTTTTGATGTAGTTGTTATTTCCTGTGTCAACTGTAGAATCCCCAAAGACTAAGATTGATGAGAATTTTGATCTCAATTTCAAATCATTACTTGAAGCGACATTGGCAATGGTGCAAACGTGCATTAAAATGATAAAGGGAATTGCATAAGC
Above is a genomic segment from Medicago truncatula cultivar Jemalong A17 chromosome 5, MtrunA17r5.0-ANR, whole genome shotgun sequence containing:
- the LOC112422157 gene encoding uncharacterized protein, with product MPTHQYTAQVPLPAMRVTPATMTYSAPVIHTIPQTEEPIFHSGNVEAYEEVSDLREKYDELRRDMKALREKGKFGKTAYDLCLVPSVQVPHKFKIPDFEKYKGSSCPEEHLKMYVRRMPAYAQDDQILIYYFQESLTGPASKWYTNLDKTRVQTFRDLCEAFVEQYSYNVDMTPDRSDLQAMTQGDKETFKEYAQRWRDTAAQVSPRIEEKEMTKLFLKTLNHFYYKKMVGSTPKSFAEMVGMGVQLEEGVREGRLVKNTTPASGTKKTGNHFPRKKEQEVGMVTHGGPQQTYPAYQHIAAITPTSHPFQQTNNHPQIPQYPQIPQYPQFPQNPSPQNVQPQNVQQQNFQQQPYQQYPYQQYPQQNFQQQPYQQRPQQPRPPRMPINPIPVTYAELLPGLLKKNLVQTRTAPPIPEKLPSWYRLDQTCDFHEGGRGHNIETCYAFKSTVQRLINDGKITFTDSAPNVQTNPLPNHGAATVNMIEDCQKTRPILNVQHIRTPLVPLHAKLCKVDLFEHDHDLCEICLMNSGGCQKVRNDIQGLLDRGELVVERKCDDVCVITPEGPLEVFYDSRKSTITPLVICLPGPLPYASEKAIPYKYNATMIEEGREVPIPHLSSVDNIVEGSRVLRNGRVVPIVFPKKIDAIINKEVRTKDAGIAKEVDQPNGAGTSAEFDEILKLIKKSEYKVVDQLMQTPSKISIMSLLLNSEAHKDALMKVLEQAFVDYDVTVGQFGGIVGNITACNNLSFSDEELPAEGRNHNRALHISVNCKTDALSKVLVDTGSSLNVLSKTTYTQLTYQDAPLRRSGVMVKAFDGSRKDVLGEVVLPITVGPQVFQVNFQVMDIQASYSCLLGRPWIHEAGAVTSTLHQKLKFVKNGKLVTVNGEEALLVSHLSSFSFIGADDVEGTPFQGFTIEDKNTKKNEASISSLKDAQKVIQAGGSTSWGKLIELPENKHREGLGFFPSTGLSTAKKGTFHSSGFIHAIIEDDPESVPRGFITPGISSHNWVAIDVPFVAHLLEIDEPVEQHNPMISPNFEFPVYEAEEEENEEIPDEIFRLLEQEKKTIQPYGDELEVINLGTKEDKKEIKVGASLETSVKKQVIELLKEYVDVFAWSYQDMPGLDTDIVVHHLPLKPECPPVKQKLRRTRPDMALKIKEEVQKQIDAGFLITSNYPQWLANIVPVPKKDGKVRMCVDYRDLNKASPKDDFPLPHIDVLVDSTAKSKVFSFMDGFSGYNQIKMAPEDREKTSFITPWGTFCYKVMPFGLINAGATYQRGMTTLFHNMIHKEIEVYVDDMIVKSVTEEDHVKYLQKMFQRLRKYKLRLNPNKCTFGVRSGKLLGFIVSQKGIEVDPDKVKAIREMPAPRTEKEVRGFLGRLNYISRFISHMTAACGPIFKLLRKEQGIVWTEDCQKAFDSIKKYLLEPPILIPPVEGRPLIMYLTVLENSMGCVLGQQDETGRKEHAIYYLSKKFTECESRYSMLEKTCCALAWAAKRLRHYMINHTTWLVSKMDPIKYIFEKPALTGRIARWQMLLSEYDIEYRSQKAIKGSILADHLAHQPLEDYRPIKFDFPDEEIMYLKMKDCDEPLFGEGPDPDSVWGLIFDGAVNVYGNGIGAVLLTPKGAHIPFTARLRFDCTNNIAEYEACIMGIEEAIDLRIKNIEIYGDSALVINQIKGKWETLHAGLIPYRDYARRLLTFFNKVELHHIPRDENQMADALATLSSMIKVNHHNDVPLISVKFLDRPAYVFAAEAVFDDKPWFHDIKVFLQTREYPPGASNKDKKTLRRLSSNFFLNGDILYKRNFDTVLLRCVDKYEADLLIHEIHEGSFGIHPNGHTMAKRILRAGYYWMTMESDCYKHTRKCHKCQIYADKIHMPPTTLNLLSSPWPFSMWGIDMIGRIEPKASNGHRFILVAIDYFTKWVEAASYANVTKQVVVKFIKNHIICRYGIPNRIITDNGTNLNNKMMKELCDDFKIEHHNSSPYRPQMNGAVEAANKNIKRIVQKMVVTYKDWHEMLPFALHGYRTSVRTSTGATPFSLVYGMEAVLPVEVEIPSLRVLMEADLSEAEWVQNRYNQLNLIEEKRMTALCHGHLYQKRMKQAFDKRVRPREFKEGDLVLKKIFSFQPDSRGKWAPNYEGPYVVKRAFSGGAMTLQTMDGEELPRPVNTDAVKKYFV
- the LOC11413668 gene encoding GDSL esterase/lipase At2g24560, whose translation is MAYAIPFIILMHVCTIANVASSNDLKLRSKFSSILVFGDSTVDTGNNNYIKTLIKGNHLPYGRDFPNHEPTGRFSNGKLAIDFLASTLNLKETVPPFLDPNLSNEELLKGVSFASGGSGFDDFTIALTGAISMSKQVEYFKDYVHKVKSIVGEKEAKQRVGNALVIISAGTNDFLFNFYDIPTRRLEFNISGYQDYVQSRLLIFIKELYELGCRKFAVAGLPPIGCIPVQITAKFVKDRYKCVKEENLEAKDYNQKLARRLLQLQAILSGSRVIYTNIYDPLIGLIKHPRPEKYGFKETNKGCCGTGTFEVTPLCNELTPVCDDASKYVFWDSVHPSEATNKYIAKYMELEVLPKFQFHRNCKFDV